A region of Massilia sp. WG5 DNA encodes the following proteins:
- the paaB gene encoding 1,2-phenylacetyl-CoA epoxidase subunit PaaB yields MSKEWPLWEVFIRSQHGLAHKHVGSLHAPDAEMAINNARDVYTRRNEGVSIWVVKAADIVASSPSDKDALFEPSNSKVYRHPTFFPMPEEVKNL; encoded by the coding sequence ATGAGCAAAGAATGGCCCCTGTGGGAAGTCTTCATCCGCAGCCAGCACGGACTCGCCCACAAGCACGTCGGCAGCCTGCACGCACCGGATGCCGAGATGGCGATCAACAATGCGCGCGACGTCTACACGCGCCGTAACGAAGGCGTCTCGATCTGGGTCGTGAAGGCGGCCGACATCGTCGCCTCCAGCCCGAGCGACAAGGACGCGCTGTTCGAGCCGTCCAACAGCAAGGTGTATCGCCACCCGACCTTCTTCCCGATGCCGGAAGAAGTCAAGAACCTGTGA